TGTAATGTAATttcaatttaagaaaaatatttgttctaTCTAATTATAATCTGATTTCATTAATAAGCATATCATATCTCTATGTGAATAAAGCACTGAACTACTTGTATACTATAAATGATGCCCATTTGCTGAATAATTCGCATGCACACACATAAGTACACCTCGTTTTGCACTAACATGCAAAATCCatgtttaataatataatgaagAATCTTTTTTATGCATGCCATTAAGAATTAAACAACTATTAAGCTATTCAGCATATAATGGTCACATGATAAATCTTTTGTTGCAGTGATACGTGATCATAAGATTCTGTTCTGCTTCATATAATAAGTAATATTGCCAAAATGATTCTTGAAAACTGATACTCATTATTAGCAAACAGCTTATGTCCGTGCACTGTTTTCATTTGCATGGATTTACTCTGGATAATAGTTTAAGATAATTTACTAAAAGATTAGATATATTTTTGGTTTTGTAAAAAaatcttgtttgtttttatggtatatataaaactgaaaataattGTTATACATTCATTTTGTTGATGAAGTTGTTAGAGAatatcaactaaaataaaaatcttttaTAGTTTATAAGTTGATACAAACTTCGgtttataagttgattttataaagttgagttataTTACTCTTTAATATAGTATTAGAGtcatttatcatttaaaatttatcataataaGAATTTGTTCGActgataatattttattaataatagaaatcgcattacatactaataattttttagtctctaaattagtatctaatttagttaatacagtgactaattattttttatctctaaatttaattattatttaatgattttcttgtatttcATGTAACATAAAACTCTATATGTTTCTTACTTTACCTTTTTGATTCACACatattataaatatgtaaaatatttattacttctttataattaatttttattgaaaaactgGTCAATTATttagtaaaattatttattttatactaaaatgaaaatttaactTAAAATCCTATATTTAATTTTACTCAAACTGTCATATAAACGAAACAAAGCTCTCAAACTAACATATCAAATGCGACAAAGCTCCTTTTTCATATTGGAACATTCACACAAATATAGAAAGATTAATGAGGTTAATCATCTTTATTAGATGTCTTTTTGTGGAAGATGTATGATATAAGCTATATGAGTTAAACCTTAGTTGAAGATTtaaaccaagtctttccttatatgtatttttatataaaagggttgaaatatttcaaatattcttaaaatttatatgaataaaaaaatagatcaaGCTTTATGTGTATTTATGTTTAACCAAACATATGATtctaataaaaatgaattataacTCATTCTTTATTTCAACATGTTTAACCTAGGATAGAAATAGTTTCAATGCTACATCCTAAAATCCACACTCCTTAAAGTGGGACGTCATATCACAGATCAACTTGCTCACCTTGTTTTCAGGTAAAATTGAGCTTTTTTTTCCCTCAAAATTCattatagattatatatatatatatatatatatatatatatatatatatatatatatcaactctagtataaaaaataaaaaggaggGAAAAAATAGAGGTTCACTTTGTGAAAACTAAATTACATTATATCTATCTCTATATATACAAAACAACACactaatactaaaaaaaaaaaaattgttctgacTTGTTCTGACCTAAAATCCGTTGAAATAATATCATTAGAGTCAATTATCATATTTGATGTATTGTCTGCTTTGAAACTCAGAGAGTGAGAGGAAGATGCATTTCAATTGTCATTGATCTCGACAACTAGATGACATGAGGCTATTAGACATACTGGAATAAGCCCCTAGTCAAAGGGAATGAGGATATCCGAAGTATTGTTCCCTTTGGAGCTTAAAACTCTATCACAGTTTTATCCTTAAAAGATGactcaaaatattaaaagaaaaaaatatttaaattagtcttAAACTCGACCCTTAAATTATGTGAGATTATTCAATGTACGAGAAAGTCCTTCAAATTCATTATAGATTTAAATGGTGAATTAATTATCTTATGCTGACTTTATATTATCTTATATTTATGTGTTGACTAGATATACAAGTTATATGTTCTTCTAGAACGTCATCTATTAATAAAGTATATTATATGGTTGAATTGTTTAATTTATAATGATTAGATAATTCATAAACAAATCAATCTTCAAGAATTTCTACAtactaaattatatatgttaAGACACATAATCACAATTGAACTAGCACAACACAACACGTttaaattttctatataaaatGTCAAATAATTTCAATAACAACTATAAATGttgcatataaaaaaaattaatataaaaccaATTTTGAGCACTGAgaacaaatattataaaaggaaataaagaataatatgttacaaattttttacattttgataCAACTCACTCCTAAATAGGAAACACAACATTTTATAAGAAACAAGCACAACGAATAAAATAAATCAAGTAATTATGCACAAAGTATTTTTGAAGATTATATCATCATAATTAAGAAGAAATATGTCAAGCAAAGATTGCTAAGTAATTGTTTTATATGaatacattataaattttaaaatcttcttaCCAAAAGATATCAAACTTATCAAGCCTTGCatacatttaatttatattgtCTTTTTGTATTGTGTTTATAGTAGGAGTATGATATCTTTTATGTTGTATTATATTGTATTCATATTGTGAAGCTTAAACTGTTTTATTCTCTCTATCAGAATAACCTTCCTTAAACACCTTTTATAGGTCTATAGCTTGAAGTGAAAAGCAAGTATATACTTGGGTTCTTAATCTTAGAGGAGATTGAAAAAGGTAATTATACAAATGATTTATGTACTCACTAAAATCAGGAATGATTTTCGTAATCGTTGAAACTAGGAATGGTTTGTGTATTTGTTTATAATCAATTTTCTCATAGTAGAATAAGATTTCTTGAAGTATAATTGAATGTAACTCATGAGTTAAGGTTGAACTATAAAATTTATGAGATGATTTTCTTTACTAGACATTATTTTAAAGACGATCTAGTCTTTAGCACGAGAAAGTCTCAAAGTTCTATCCAGACCTCTTCTAGAGTCTTTCTATGACATCAATTGATATTAGAGTGACCTTTAAGGTTAATTTTTGATAGAACGAGAGACACGGTTCAAGAAAGACTTATAGTTGAAGGGTACACTATTAACCGATCCATATGTTTGAAGGTGTCAAATATAactattgaaaataaataatgattgCTCTCTGTGAATCTTGTCATATGGATAATGTTGGATGTTGTGAAAAATGAAAACTATATCCCATTAGATACTAAGCAACAACCTTTTACATAGAAACATTTAGATTGAGGAATAAAGATATTACATGAATATGAAAGCCAAAAATGCTCTCATGTGTATTATCTCTAAAAAAGAATGAGAGTTAAGTTATTTAAATGTGTCATTCATATACTTCATATATAAAGGAATTGAATgtatgaattgaaagagaaatATGTTGAttgataattttgattttatcaTACAATCATTGAATTCTAAGAATTAGATTCCAATAGAATTAAATACAACCTGAAGGTATTGTgattttgtttgaaaatattattatgtaagaaattaatttttttaaaaaatatttcaaaacacTCCAAAATAGTCAAACTCGTACAATGTCACAATTTCATTGTAGTGAACAGTTACAAAACTCATACACCTTATCATGACTTCAAAGCATTCCAAAAAAGCCAaactcatgttttttttttttttatcagcagccAAACTCATGTAATTAGGTACAACTTAATTCAACATAAAAAAGTCAAAGTTGTTCTCCTTAATACAATTTCAATGAAATTCAAAAGAATGAGCGGAGTTTTTCCATGTGGTCTTTTATGCATGCACAAGTGATGATgagtataattttattcaaacttaactttaattataaattattgatctgtaattaaaaataaatttagtattttatttgagattcatctatttttttattttatatttttagtcaGAGTAAACCGTTTAGTGGTTACGTGTAATAGACAACTTAATAGAATTGAAAATATCATGCAAATGAATCGAATAACGCAAAAATCCAAATAATttttacaaatcaaataaaagacGAAATCTAAGTTAAATAATTAGATAATACAATCtacaatatttcaaaaataaaaataaaattaaaagcaaatcattcacaaatatataaaaacaaagttcattattaaataaaaaaacaaaattaaaaaccgTGAACAAGAtctaaaccaaaaaaaaaaaaaaaaattcaaaaatacttAGTAGAACATGTATAATGATAACAACTTCAAAGAGAAACCATCAAGTTTCATGACAAcgatgaatttttatttttttttctttataatcaTTTCACTTTACCTTTGAATATAGGACCATACTCCTCTGGATTTATACTATGCATTAATATTTTCGTGCGTCAATATATAATCAAAAGCATCATAAGTTTTAAACCCTCTATATATAATCAATTGATTTTAATACTCAGtgattttttccttttcaattagatactttaatttaaattcttacattaaaaaaaattaactccaTATATTTTATACCATACACATCATATGCCAAAACCAACTTAACAGACACATGaaataaaactaacaaaaattaaaccaaaataattaatttaaatgataaacaattttgaaatatattattcggtaatcaataaaaaaaattgtcataaaaaacttatttaagcCGAGATTAAAAGCGTGTAAAGAAACCAATTAATCATagaaattagaaaattaatacAGATATGAAAATCGATCAGATATAACACTCGGCAAGATAATCAGAACAAGTGAATGGAAGCAAAAGATTAAACAAGGTTTGGCATTTAACATGACAACAGATATAtagaaacataaataaatttttagcaCAGAGCATGCTAACCAAATTACAAATTTCTGGGGATAAACAATCATCAATTTCAAATTTCCTTTCATAATCATAGTAAGAAGGTTTAAGGCGGCAATCTCAAATCTGATATTAACCTTGAGGTTGAAGAGCATGGTAAGAGACAAACTGGATCTCAGCAAACAAAACATTACATGCAGGCAGGTAAAAAGTTCGATGAGAGCAATCTTCCACCAAATAGAGAGCAACAACGTAAAAAAAGCAATGGATCGTAGTTGCTCAACGGATCATGATCTCCCAAACAAAGTGCCACAATCATAGAAAAAGGAACCCGTTTCCATCAGTGCCCCGTGAAGAAAACAAGAGTGGTATGCATATTTGAGTGCAATTGTGGGTAGTCATTTGCAGCTGAAAagaattttttatgttttaaaaaccATGCATGCCCAATTAGCAAcaaaagaacccaatgatgaatccAAAAAGACCACATTAAGCCAAGAATCCTGCCAAAAGgtcaacaaaattaataaagcGCAAGCCAAAACAGAAATCTAGCAAAGAAAGTAGGTGTACTAGACAAATATTCAATAATTTACCCGCTTGACTACTTTTACTCAAAGATCCTGAGACGGGATAGCCAAACGGGCATTTCTACTTTTAAAACTTCCTTCTCCCAATGAGAAGAAGCAAAACTCCACATTTGGACCTCCATCTTGGTCTTTCCAAAACCCACCCATCCAACACCAACAAAACTTTCCAATACGTCTTAAACTGAATCAGGTAATCCAGCAGCAAATATGTCATACGCAACTCCCCATGCATTAAAGTCACAATTCACAAGATACCCAGCAGCAGCAATTATAGATAGCATAGAGCACAACATCGAATTTGACCGCAAGTCAAGTATGCATAAGATTTCACTAGACCAAAAGATCAGCATTTAGGAACATAAAGAGTTTGCAAAATGTGCTGAGTATTGCATATCAAAATACTGGTATCAATGATCCATCCAAACAACAATCCCAGAAGTCCAGAGCATTGTGAAGTGGGAATGAAAAAAGAAAGTTGAAGCATTAACAGCGACCTCTTCAATTTTAAATCTGTAAAATCACAATTACAACTTCATTAGAACCATAAACACAAAGGGCAGAAAGGAGACAAGAGATCATAGCATGCTGCATACCTCTTTGAAAGATTAAATTATATCAACGAAAGCCTCCTGATCCCCGTCGCTCTCGCTCATACGGTCCTGCGCGATCACGGTAATGTCGATCATTTCCAGAATCTCCATGACTACCACCATCCCTGCTGCGCCCCCCTGAAGAGCGATCTGCATTTCTATCTGGACCATAGTGACCACCACCACTGCCTCCACCATATCTACTTTCCCTACCACCATACCTTCCACCCCTGGACCCTTCACCAGGGCATTCCCTAGCAAAATGACCAGGTTTTCCACACTTAAAGCATTCACCACCATTAGATCCTCGGCCCCCTCCACCTCCATAATCTCGGTTACGATCACGGTCACGACCACGCTCCCTGTAGCGATCACCATCATCTCTAGTTGATCCTTGTTGGGGCTGGGCTCTATCAACAGTAATAGTTCGCCCATCTAAATCCATCCCATTCATAGCATCAATAGCCTCTTCCATTGCTTTCTTTTCATCAAATGTGACAAATCCAAAACCACGAGAACGCCCAGAGAACTTGTCAACAACAACCTGTTTCAAATATATGATGAAAGAGAACATTAACAAtttccaaaacaaaaataatgctTAGATTCATAAACatattacacatttttttattttgttcactTGATTTGGTTATAAACAAGTTCTTCAGGCGTTTCAATTTTACTCCTAGAACAAAACAGAGAGAACAAATTGAAAATGTCAGCAAAAAAGTACAGCATAAACCAATTTCTTCACAAACAAACTATGATACCGACAACATTATTCTCAGCTAGATGAACTACAACTACTATAGTTATAATACGATACTGATCACCTTTGCCTCAACAAGCTTGCCAAACTTTTCAAATGTATCCTTTAATTTTCTATCAGATGTTGACCATGCAAGGCCACCAATGAAGCAACGATACTCTTCCGAATCAGACATTTTAAACTGCATAAATGCAGGAAGACAAGCATTAGTACATAATGTTAGAATTAACTATGCAAGATAAGCCATCCCACCATCTTAACAAATAAGTGGAAGTACCTCTTCCTATTAACATAGCCAAATTAACTTCCAAGAATTTAAGGAATCGGGTTTATTTATGAACCAAAAGACAGCATAATACTATGATTAAAGATGTTACCCAACTTCCTGACAATTAACACCTACACTTCCAACAGAATAAAATTTAAGGGAAAAAAAGTGAGTGTATTTCCTGGAAgctaaaaaatgaaataattagcCTCTAAAGCAATATTGTGTATGCTTGTATCAATGCTATAGGGTTAAGAAATGCTCCAAAAAAAACACCATAACCTCATTTTAAGGGTAGGGCTCAGTCACGTACGAATCCGATTTAAAAATTAAGGGTGAAAAAAATTCGGGTAAGAATTTTTCATACATGTTTTATGTAGAGTGTAGCAAAAAGAAAGGACACAACTTCGGCAAGAAAAACCTACCTAGGACTAAAAGCACAAAATATTAGGCAAGACACAACTATGATTATAcaagaattaaaattttcagTCAAATTAATAAAACTCAACCTATATACTCCCTTATATACAAGCAGAAACCTTTactaaaattgtaaattttagGGACCTCAGGAAAGCCAAACAACCCCGTGACTTCCAAACACGAAATTTACTAAACTAATGACCATATCCAGCTTCTAATCGATGTTGCTAAACGAATTATGACAATTAGAAAACCACTTTGAATCAGAAACAGACGAATTTGAATTGAGTGAGTGAAATTGGAAGAAAATCAGGGTTCAGTAGAAATCAGGGAAATAAAAAGGGAGAAAAATACCGATGATTTGGAGGAGTAGTTCCGGGGAAACACGCGGAAGGAAAACCTAACCGAGCCGAAGCGgaaaataaagatgaaagttTGCCGAAACACGGGTACAGCATATATACAACACTAACACCTCGTCACTAGGTTACTCTCAAAATATGacgtgttttttattttttattttttcatacaggttactagttttatttattttataggcCTAAAAATACTTTTACTTCTTGAAAATCTACGAGTTtctattttactctctaatttttttcatttctgtaaaatttgaactttttttaattgtaacattttgattttaatttttataaaatatttttctttaattttcatctttcaagattttaaattattatttttattcttttatatttattttaagataaataaataatccttgtttaagatatttttaagatttttttttatgtgtggcATAGTAACATTGTCACAACTATTATGTGACCATTATAATGGTTacttgatattttatttaacaaacAAATAGTTAAATAGTTCATATAAATATTAAGCGTTATACTCGAGCATACGAATCATCTCATAAAGCATTCATATGTACATTAAAATCGAGATACGATAAAActtcatttttttgtttctcttttcgAGTATTCAACTCTTCTTTACCTATACTCTTTCGGGTAGAAGCCTTCCTCTTCTACTCGGGTGAGTTGTGATAGAGAGAGTATTAACCACCATCATTGGAAGAACTTTAACAACATCAACACAGTCAAAAGGCGAAGCAAAATCTAAAGCCTCCACACAATCGCCTTTTATAGGAAAATAGTCAATATGAATATTGAAAATGTCTTATGTCATCTTCGTTTAGTGGACCATCATCTAATGACACAGGTCTAGATGAAGCATGCAATAAATTGTGTATGATGGTTTGTGTCTATCTTATGAAACTTCAACATCTTATCATTACTATTGTTAGATTACTATTTTGTTTAGTTAGTTAAACTGTCTATTTTTATGTTATGTAGTTAGTTACAATTGTAGCTCATATATATAGTCAAACTTATCAAGCATAACAAGAAAGTTTAAGAGTAAAATCATACATGCTTGTATAACTCATGTTGATCATCcgtataatttgttttttctagtTTGAGTGTGTGTTATCTGTAAGCTCTTTATAATCAATGTATTATGTTCTTGTATGTGTTCATCAAGAATATGTTTATAGATATATCATTTCTTCTCATTGCATTGTATCTTTAGATATTTCTTTATgcatttttattcaaaatttactAGTTTGTCTAATGATCTTATGCATTATTATGTGAATTTATTGATTGGATACACAATAACTCTCTAAAGATAAATCCTCTTTGATGGTGA
The sequence above is a segment of the Phaseolus vulgaris cultivar G19833 chromosome 2, P. vulgaris v2.0, whole genome shotgun sequence genome. Coding sequences within it:
- the LOC137811810 gene encoding glycine-rich RNA-binding protein RZ1A isoform X2, producing the protein MSDSEEYRCFIGGLAWSTSDRKLKDTFEKFGKLVEAKVVVDKFSGRSRGFGFVTFDEKKAMEEAIDAMNGMDLDGRTITVDRAQPQQGSTRDDGDRYRERGRDRDRNRDYGGGGGRGSNGGECFKCGKPGHFARECPGEGSRGGRYGGRESRYGGGSGGGHYGPDRNADRSSGGRSRDGGSHGDSGNDRHYRDRAGPYERERRGSGGFR
- the LOC137811810 gene encoding glycine-rich RNA-binding protein RZ1A isoform X1, with product MQFKMSDSEEYRCFIGGLAWSTSDRKLKDTFEKFGKLVEAKVVVDKFSGRSRGFGFVTFDEKKAMEEAIDAMNGMDLDGRTITVDRAQPQQGSTRDDGDRYRERGRDRDRNRDYGGGGGRGSNGGECFKCGKPGHFARECPGEGSRGGRYGGRESRYGGGSGGGHYGPDRNADRSSGGRSRDGGSHGDSGNDRHYRDRAGPYERERRGSGGFR